The genomic DNA ttctggTGCATATTAATTTTATAAGATGTCCtaattagattatttttttattttttaaatttacacCAAACTGAAGCACACATTTCTCAGTTTCTTTAAGAATTGTCTTATAAATTGGAACTATTTCTGGACAAGTGTGTTCAGATGACAAAGCCAAACCCACAATAAAGCATCAAGTGGACATTTTGGACACCTTTATGAAACAAACATTATTCAGCGTACCCACAGATTTCATCAAACTcaactttatactttttaaacGGAAAGTAAAATTGGAAATTATATAAAGATCTACTGATCGAtagttttactttattattaaataCTTGTATTGGATCGGAGTGTCTCCATATTTAATGTTGTTGAACTTCTTGCACATTTTCTCAAAAgaatttcaaacatttcaagagTTTTCCAGGATTTGCCTACAACCTGTCCAGTGTTTAATCTGTCCCAGTTGTAACACATGCTCTGTCACAAACAACACTAATGAGCTAACAAATCCCTGTGAGATTAGGATTTTGTTTAATTGTAatttgtttcaaaacaaaatactcaaaatgCGCTTTATTTAGTAATAGCGGCTTACGTGTACTGTGTGAATGgaatcagagacagaaagaggttTAAAGGACAGCAGGACTGAAGTAATGCTGAGTGAAGGGACTGATGGATGATATatttgtcctctcctctcttatttGTCCTGTCTGATGGACGACCCATTAGGACACTAAAGGCTGTGATGTGGCTGAAATCCTTTTAGTTTGAATCGTGATTCTACTGTACTCATACAGGgaaacatttacagaacaaaCAATATCACCCACAGTTTTATACGTTCATTGCAATTAACAAAATCAACATGGACCTTCTGAGGCAAGAGTTCTCTTTAACTGCCTGCATATATACAAGCCTCCATATTCCTGCTCAAAGTGTTCAAAGCACTTGGAGGGCTGGAGCCTCTGTTGAGCTCTGATTTACACCTAGAATCAATATGAAATGCATACATTAATCTTACATTAATAGGAAATATTTATTAAGTAtttagatatttgttttttcgCATGGCAGCTCCCCCTTGTGGAATAATAGaagaatgacaaataaagaaaaaaaacatttctaactgGGGTTACTGTAGGCCATACACTAATGTGATGGAGGAATATGGTTGACTCTTATAAATAGGAGCTAAGTCATACTGTTGGGTGGTTCTGTGtatcacattttataagcttatGATACAGTAAATTATCAAGATAACTTTATCTGTAAAGTAATTACAAGATAAAGCTTTCAAATAAATATGGTGgacaaaaaagaacaatatttgcCTTTGAAATATGGGGAAGTAAGTTGAAGtcctcaagtaaagtacaagttcCTCCAAATTGTACATTGGTACAGTATTTCAGTAAATGCTGAAGGATTACATACCATACATTTAAGTGTGGGATTATGTTTTCTTCAAATTAGATACAGCAAAATTCACAAGATAAAGAAAAGTTAGTAAGGGCAACTGTTGTAAGGAGAGATGATAATGAGGGAGATGACCTGCCTTTGCACCTTTTACCACCTGTTACAAGGCTTCATTATCGGGAGCATAGCTGGATTAACCTGCTCGGTGACCCAGGGGCCATATGGGGAAGGGGGAATATGCACCATATCAATTCTGACACAGGGTGCTGGGTTTGGATGCACTTTTTGAATAAATGAAGGGAGTGTTCAAGTGAAAACGGGGTGTTGGATCATCCCAGTTGGTACTCTTATATCCCCAAGTAAATTAGCAGTTAATCAAATAACCACAAACGAGCTGACACACAATGAATATGGGCCCTCAGGGTCCTCAGAAAGTCTGGATCAGTTTTGCCAGTTTTGAAGGAGTACTTATAAAATCAAAGACTTTAAGAGTGTACTGCAGTTATAATTCAATCTAAAATCAATgtacaaaagaaaggaaagatgagaagtttcatttcaaactttaCATAAAGCTTCCAACAACACTATGCTATAGTATAACAGTGGAAACAGCTATAATTCAGCAGatacataatgaaataattatatGAAATGCATGACAAAGCTTTGACATGAATTGTTGTCTTTTCAACAATTTttcaggagaggaaggaaaaaagtgtttgtttgtggagtCTGTCAGTTCAGAGTCTTTGAACACTGGGATTGTCCCCAGACTCCAGTAAAAGTGTGGAACCATATCTGATTATTgagtaatttatttatatactgaGAGTGAGGTTCGGACTCTTAACTGAAATCCACgcctcctcattcatttttgttaGCAATCTTTATTTATACAACATTTCCATCCTGGAGGAAGATGCTTCTTGTAAATGCCTCttagaggaaggaaggagtgtTAGGAATGACTTGACTCCTTGTAAGGAAATAAATGACACGAATAAAGAATCACCAGAGGCTCTTTGTGGGAGATCATCTAAATGTTACTCTGGTTCTGATGATTGTTTTTTATGTGGCTCCTGCTGTTTACCCAGGCTGCTCAGAAGGATGAACATAGTGAGACTTAGatattttatagatattttaCCTGTGATCACTGATAGAAAAACACTACTCCCTCTTCCCCGTCAGAGCATTCCATGAATTCTCATTTTAAGTATTTTGACCACAATCTTTGATCAACTTCCCCCTCTGAACTTAATCCACTCTGACATGATTGTCTTTTTAAATTGCCAAAACTTCCCAAGTAGACTAGAACTGGATGACTCATTTACAGATCTGCCTTTTGTAAACATGCTTCAGCTCACAGGTGATAAGAGGTCGTAAAAATGTACCGTCTGAGGCgttaattttaattttacactCCCTTTTAACGCTTGCTGAGTTATAACACCCAAGGCCGACTGTGTGAAGAAGAGGAATGAGTTTAGTGCTAGCAGGTGTAATTTGTTGTCCGTAAGGAATTCTTTTAAGGTGCTGTTTGAGAAATGACATAAGAGGTTCATTCTTGGgcttttgctctttttaacAATGCATATTAGGTGCTTCTCATTCTGACATCATGACATGTATAGGCTTGAAAGTTGTCCAAGTCTTCTGAAATTCAGGAGCTGTTGTAGCTGAAGGGTATCACTTTACAACAGTTTCCACCTGGTCTGAAGTAATGCATTTCTAGGGTGTGtcatttgcatttaatttgcagagaaacactgaatattcaTTTGATCTAAAAACAATGGAGATTAAGTCTGTGTAGAAATAGAGGTGAACCTTTGAGAAACTAcaacaaagaacatttttacCATTCCCATTTTTATCCGCAATGTTTTTATCAGTGggtccccattttgtttgtatcatgCATGCAAACTAATGTTAAACATACTTTTAGTGCCTCAAGATGATCAAATAAACTATACCAGTGGTTTCTGACCTGTGGGCTGAGActcacataaacataaaattaatttttctttttgctaatTTCTTGTGAAATTCTGGATATTTACACCTCTTTAGGCCTTCAAATGAAAGAATCTGAGAAGATTCGGGAGTTTCGAGAGAAGGTTCGTATTTTTACACAGTAGTGCTTTGAGGTAAATGTgaatgccagcatgctaacatgctcacagggacattgttaacatgctaaacaggtataatgtttaccatgttcaccatcttagtttagtgtgttacactaacattaacacaaagatagctgaggctgatgggtaaTAAACCAAACTATTaaacaaattacaattttgCCCTGATGGTGGCAGAAGATGAAAAGTTTAGGGATCATCaaagtttttacactttactcTGAGTAGGATATTAATGTCCGTACCAAATGTGGTGGATGGACCGACAGACCAGCAGTCCGACGTTGCTATGCCGTTAGCGTGGCTAAAAaggacaacaaacaacaaaaattgAAATGGCAGATTCCTTGTGACTAAGGAGTCACTTTTCATatactgttttgttgttttgataaaaTGCCGGTGACTGCTGCTACATACCACAAATATTTACCATAAATTACAGCTTAGTAATGGTGattatgttgttgctgtggtgatTGTTATCCCTATGTGACCCTGACGcatacaacatacaaaaaaGGAAAGGCATGATTGAGAAAAACAGTTAGGTTACTATGCAACATGCTTTTGCTGAACAGGTAAGACCACCTTTGAGTATTCTAGAAACTCTACTTCTCCTTGTTTTCAGTAgatcagtgtttgtttattttggtgctGAGTTTCTTACGTAATAACTTTTTGAGGAGAGAATGGCCCTAAGCCTCATGAATCAACAAAGACTACAAGAGGAGTGGAGTGTTTCAGGTTATTTGTTTTACTGCACAGGTAATGTCCTGTGAGAAGAGAAAAATCTCATTTTCATCCCAATATGACAGGAAAACATtaggaaatacatttaaaccCACACATTGTGATTCATTATGTTTCATTACAAATTGAAATGACAATCTTCAGTTCAGGACAGAAacctttaaaataataaaaataattcaaattacaGTATGAAGAATTTACATAATATAGGGGTAAGGCAGACTTACATCATGTCAAGGTCCGACTATAGTGCCGTTGGAAGTACGCGATGCAATATTTTGAGACTAAAAACAGATATTCATACGAACACGCTCTCAGAGCCAGAACCAGTGCTGGAGGCAGTGTGTTAAAATAATTTCTGGGTTTGACCTTTAGTttctgcagctattttgataatccattaaTGGTTTAAGTCGCTTTTCAAGCAGAAACGCCAAAACTTTGCTGCTaacagcttcttaaatgtgagtattttctgctctgctctgctttatatggttgtaaattgaatatgttGAGGTTTTGTACAATTGGATCTAACAAAACAATcatgacatttgaaaacatcactTTGATTTCGGAGACATTCAGATGCAtgtttcacaattttctgacattttattgacaaaacaattgtttgagaaaataaatgaaaataaagataacTGCACGGAGTGTCTGATCTTTACTTTAAGACTATGATGtgagcaaaatgtaaaatactggGAAGAAATATGTATGCCTAAAATATGTAATCCGTCACATGTAAATCACAGAGACAAAAGATCCTGTTCCTGTACAACTGATAGTGTCACCTACAGCAGTCTTTCCCAGCCTGGGGTCAGGAAACAAGAAGGGTcacaaggggtcacaagatagATCTAAGGGATTGCATGATTATTACTGGGATGGAAAACTGTAAGCTTTACCTTCCAGGACTGGAAGTCTGTGAGGGGGAAATCACTCCTTAGTTGAGCTGCAGACACTCATAGACATGCACCCTGTGATGAAAGGTTGCATGTAGTAACTGCTGTATTACACAAAGGGTCACAAGGTTAAAAGGCTGGGGACCACTGACCTACAGTATGTCAACCTACTCACtttgaaaatatcaataaagtaaaaaagaagaaggagctTCTGGATGGAACAGAATCTCCATGGGGGAGCTGCAAGATACCAGGGCAGCAGATCCCAATTTTTATTGATGTTCTCATATCATGTGCCAGATATTGAGTGGAGAAAATGTGGTAACCTGTGAATGATGGTCCGTCAGTGTGTTTTACCCTCATCATTGACCTTGGTATCCTCGTGCCTTCAGCCCCGGGCATCATGgggaaaacataataaaatatccCAATCTAAATTTTGAGCTCCATTTGAAATCACGCTCATGCCTCCTTTTCCAGTTAAGGAACATTACAACAATCAGACTCTTCTTCAGCTTAATGATTTAGAAAAAGTAATCCATGCTTTTATTGCACCACACCCTGACTACTGGCCTTGTTCACTCGCCTCAGGAAATCTTCTCTATCTCAGTTCCAACAGCCATTAAGCTTAGATCAGACATGACACCAGTTTTAGCAGCTCTCCACTGACTCTGTTACAGGACTGATTGACTTTTGACATACAGAGCATTACATGGTCAGGCCCCTCTATACTTAAAGGAGTTGTTGTGCCCTCTGACCACTGGGAGGAGGCTCGCATCTCAAGTGACAATGCTTTTGCTCTCGTTTCTCCTCGAAACAGTCTgttgacacatttgttttctctggcaTTCACTTTAATTTTTACACATTGCATTTTGTGGGTTGGACACTTCattgtcttctctcttttttgttatCTCCCTCTTTCCGCGTTTCTTCTTCCCGTAAAGCCCTTTGTAACTTCTGTTTAGAAGAGTCCTACATAAATAAAGTCTGCTTGCTTATTTCTCCAGTAGTTacccaaaaaaaatcagtgtgaAATCACAGTGAGgtgaaacaaaagaagaacCTGTGTGTAGGATGTCAAGGCCTCAGGGAAAAGCACTGAAAATTATGCAGATAGATTTGTTTTATACTGTCCCAACATCTAAGGTCAGAATTTGCTTTTTGTGACTTTCACTACACCGTCGCAGTCATTTACAGGAGACACCGTAGGAAAATGCATTCCTACTGAGTTGCCACAGAAAGGCAGATAAGGAGGGCTTGGAAGCGGCAGCAGTGTGGATGTATATGATTGTGTCAGGCTGTTATGATAGGTACATGCATCAAATATTCATGACCTTGTGCGTGATGCATACCGTATGTAAGCAAGTTTTGGTCTGATTCCTGCTCAGTGCAGTCAGAGGACAGCATACATCAACCTGTAGGCCAGATCCAACACATGAATACAAAACAGATGAACCACTCTCCCTTTCTTTGGCTTGATTTCAAACTACAGAAGACAATCAGTGTCAAGGTATAACACACTCAACTGGAGGTCTCGCTCTGAGATTTGGGATTTAAGTTTGGATCTTGCACAGAAAAACTTCAGGTTTCAGAAGGAAAAATCCCAGATGTCAGTCCAAAATGGTTTATTTTGTAAAGGGGGCAGTTGTAGGAGATGAGAAAACATGGTGCGCTACTAAATGATATATTCAAATGTACATGACATTCAAAAGGGTATTACAGTTATCACTCAAATTTTCCACACATGAAGGTAAGTCTTCATTCCAGATGTCCAAATTGAAATGGATAAaaagtttttatattttcaaaataaaaaaatgtatcaacaCAATAAACCCTTgatgctgaaaagaaaaaaaaagaaataacagttACATGCAGAATGTAGACTGATGAGTTACTTTTTTTGATTTggaaaaaatcattaaaaaaaaaacacacaaggtgAATGACTAACACATCTTATTAATTTAGAAACAAATTTCAAATGAATCCTTCTGCTCTTTTGTCCTCACATCATTGACTCACATTAGCAGAAACTGCATTGTTTCAGACTTTTATTCAGTATAATATAGGTCAATAGGAAATATAAGAAACTGCTATTAATGACAACTTGAGTGGTCTTGGCTAGCCATTACAAACAGCACATATGTGGTGAGATGCCTCATGAAAATGACGAtccaaaataaattacatttgccAAAACCTAACGCACGAACTGGTTGGGATGGGGGGGTAGGAGGAGGTTTGAACTCAATGAAGGAACAACTGACTGATGACTAGTCAAATACACTGTGAATGAAGCTCCTCTGGATGTGTGGCGTCCAGAGGTACGACTGTAGAGTGAGTAAAAAGGTCCCAAAGTAGAAACTGCAGTCTTAACATGTGCCATACTTTAAAATGTAGAGGAAAACACCCTTACACTCATCAATATGATGAGCAGAAAAGTCCCAAACCAAAGCTTTGAAGTCTTTATTTTTGCTATCggggagaggaaaaaatactcgaaaacaaaaataaaacacaaaacaggagagggagggaagaaacgACTCCAGATATTACGCTGAATGCAGAGAAGATGAACTGCACGAGTTGGGTGAGACACTCCGGCACAAGGGGTTATTTCCTGGAGCTAGACTTCTAATATCCAAAAGTACTGGTCTGGAGGACCCATGTTGGTCAAGGGGTGTCCATGGAGATGCCTACAGCAAAATGCCTCAACAGCAGCATCTTAGCAGGCTGTCCAAGAGTGACGCTATGTGCTTCCTGCTGCCtggctctctcctccctctgaattACCTGCAGGAAGGGAGTGACAACAGGTTGACAAGagttttatatatatctatcaCAAAATAAACTGCTGCTGTGGTACCAACAAGGAAAAGGCAGCTAAAGCAGCAATAAATCCACAAACACTCCAAACCATGACATTAATTTGGTTTAAGATTAAGTAAACCAGGGAAtattgagacacacacacaaacaatgaaaatCACTGACTCGTAGCAGGAGTGGAGGCTGAAGCTGAGGCAGAGGCATTGTCTTCCTCGTCGCTGTCGTCCTCGTTGGACTGCGGTACCTCGGCCTCAGGGATGGTTGTTGTTGGGGTCTCAGGCTCCTGCTCCACCCTGCTCTTCAGGGCTAAGATACGGTGATGTAACGCTGCAGCCAGCTGACCTACGTCCTTAGAGCTACCCTGAagagaagagacacagagggagagaccaCTCAGTCACAttggaaaaaaaaccaaaaaaaaaaccaacattcATACTCTTACATGACACTGTTGGCATAAACATGTGATCAGTGCTCCAACTCAAAGCTCCATgtaatgtttcacattaaaagctttcctgAAAAGAGGGATTATTCCCTTTGAGCCACAGGAAGGCTTTTGATGTGAAACATCTGGGCAGGAAGTTTTAAATTTCATTAACAGTAGCTTCGCTCCAACTGAAATTAATAAGTGAATGAGAGCCCTCTGTTAAAAACAAAGGGTTGAGTACTGCATGACTATGCCGTTGTACAGATGGAtttagtgctgtggaaatgtacattatccTGAATTTATCAACACAACTGGTAGATATGGAGGAAGTGTTAAGTTTGCATAAACCAAAAGAGAATCAGGCAAATTAAAACTGgaacagatcagaaaacagtgatgCTTCTTACTAAAATATAAAAGGCTAAAATTCTCAATATAGGCATGGTGGTATAATGttcagttcattttatttttcttatacaATATGTAAATTGTCTATATCATGAAAATTGAGTAAGTACAAGGATGTAACTCCTTGTACTCAggatggctggctggctggctctGGCTATCTTGTAGTGAATCTAACCATCACCTCTATAAGAGTGATCAACTGGAAAAAGACTGCGCACTGATCTGAGCTCGCTGTGCTTTTGATGAGACATTATCTCACAAGGTCACTTCTTATTGCTGGTGAGCTGAATCCAACTAGCCAGCTGCCGGCACATATCAGGCTGATGATGTCTTGTCAAGAAGCACTAACAGAGGAGGCAGGTGAATTATGAGATTGCTTTCagtttctgtcttgtttgtgctgaaactgaaatatcaaaGCAGATGTCCGTCCTCTACTTAATTGAAGCATCTGGTAGTGACATTCTATAGCAATAAACAATAGCCCATATTTGGGTTATAGTCTTTTTGCATTTGTGCAGGGAAAAAGAAGATCACTATCTTCCCCAagcttgaaaaaaaacccaaacaaactgcacagcCTTAGTATAGTGTTTGGTGATACATACCGATATTAGGAAGACCTTGACCCCCTGGTCCTCTGTGTCCATGGCAGTGATTCGTACACTCTTCTCGCTGGCCTTGTCCACCTGCATCTGGGGCCAAAGTTTAGTGTTGAGGATCAACCGGAGGCTGCCCTGGGTCCTCATCACTGGAAGggtttaaacacaaacaacagaaatgaaCTAAAGGCCCAAGCAGCCGCTTGATTTGTTGTCTATGGTTCTATCTGGCTCCGAGTCCTTGTTatgataaaacagataaaataaatagtAGTAATAAGTTAACTATAGGCCTATAGCCGCAGCAAGTGTCCTTTCCAAGGTGACTAAGGATGTTATGTTTGCCAAGATTTTATAGTATTATATGTTCAACAGCATACATAGTGATAAGAAATGTTATCTATTATGAATCTATGGTCTGAAATTATCATTAcaaaaatcctttaaaaagCCAAAAATTTTCAGGAAAGCTTTGACTTCtattcttacatttttctttctttgatgaCAAACACCTCTTACTCCACATTCCATCatcatatatacatgtacagtcCACACAAGTGTGTAGCACAGGAATGGGCTCCCCCTTGTGTTTAAAGTCAGGTACTGTATTAATAATGGTGATGAAAACCACTAACTAAAAACCATTtgtattgggttttttttactgagATAAGCGTTATCTCTAATCATCCCATATCTATCTGGCACAAACGTTcaactcacaaacaaacacaagcattcATCTTTTCAATCAAACCATGCACTGATAACAGAGCCATAAAAATCTGACTGTGCACATTCCGAACAGCAAGTTGTTTACTTTCTTCATCCCCAAGAAGTTTATGCAGGTGTGTTTACCTAGACGGGACTGTAGCGTGCCGTCGTCTGTTGATGCCATATCATTGAGCCTCAGCAAACCTCGACCTCTCTCTATCCACGACTGAGCAGTTTTCTCAAAAACATATAACTTGCACTGCATCTGAAGTAAGAGAGTGACAACAAACAAGGTGTATTGCTTTCTGCCACATTTATTTACTGCATGAGTTGAATCAAGAGAGCCTGCCTCCTACCTGTAAAACATTGCTTTCTGATTCCTCTCCAGTTTTGACATCAACTTTCTCTAAGATGCACTTCTTGGCTGTGGCTTTGGTGTAAGCTGCTGCAGACTCCTCCAAAGACTCTGACACGCTGTTCACTGGTGAGATAAAATACAGTGGTGAGAAATCTGCCCATAGCTGGAGTTAACATTTGGTTCCTGAGATAtctattaaattaattaaagaGAGAGTCTCCTGTCACTCTCATAACGTTCTTgcagtgacacaaaaacatcattctCTCAAATTTTGGGACATGCCAGTGCTGAAAGGTGATCATGACGGACCAAGGCTGGCACACCGTCACCTAACACAGGAGCTGTACTGGCAGCAGATCATTTGCAGAGAGGAGCCACATCAGCTCTAAGCCCACATTAATGAACGGCTGTCCCCAAAACAGATATAAAATGCTATATTTCTTTTCACTATCAATGAACAAAGATGACTGAAACATActgtcaaatacaaaaatgtatgtgCAGCAATAGCTCACTAGGTGATGTAGCCTTTCATGTTTAGCCCACAAAATACTACTCCAATCAAAATCTGTATATAGCCTCCATTGTTACATGCAACATATTCATCAGTCATGCAGTATACCGTCTTACATTTGCAATGTATCATTTCCCCTTGAAACAAGCAATGATATTTTCTAGTGATGTGAATTAATTTCACTTCACACTTGGCacagatgtgaaaaaaaaaatcctgtttaGCAGTTATTTGTATTCGCTGTGAATAAACATTGAATCTGATGGTAATGGAAAAGGGCAGATAAATACCCTCTTTTGTGTCAAAATGTATGGGTATATATGCAAAACTTTGTGCTGGCGAGTGTAACTAAATAAGTTACTGCTAGTCATTGTGCTATCAAATTGAAAGGGTGATTGTCTATACAGAAAAAAACTTAATGTTTAAGGAAATGCGTAGGACCACTAGTGATACAAAATCTGCATCTCAAATTACAGATGTAGGTTTTCATTACATCCACAGCTCTTTAGGGAGTGGTAATAAAACACTAGCTGCTAGCAACTACATCTGATGCTGATTTTAAAAGACTTAACTTGTAAAATAGATGAAGACATATTTCACTATTTAAACTGCTTATTTAACTGTCAGGTcttgtgtttgtcatttgtgGTCATCACTGGAGTATTACCAAGTGTCTCTCTTTAAACTATTAATAGTCAAACCAAACATCAAACACATATTCAATAATCAGTAGGGTGGTGTTTTCACCCTTCTCTGGGGTGGTCTCCTGTGATGAAGGCTCTGAAGCAGGGGCTGCTGAAActtctttattttcctcatttgaGGACTCGCCCTTCGGGGgactctgaaaacacaacaaaggtgATCATTAGAACTTGTTCATGAGTTTTCCAATAAGGCAGACAGCAGACTCACTATTCAACAGGCTACATCAACTCACCAGAACTCGTTCAGACATATTCTGCCCAAAAACAAATTTTGCCCCACTGTCTGTACTGTTTGTGGCATTTTTTGAACTGAAAGGacgggaaagaaaaagaaacattagtGAGCTGATGGAAGTTAATCATGAATGAAGATGAGTTGCTAAAAATACTCGAAGGAGGACACAATTTCATTACCTTGGGGTAGAGATGTACTGTAAGAAATAATTAGTGCCCTCTGCTTGAGAGTCCAGTGGCACACCATCCTTTGACTTGCCTTCTGTACTGTTCTCTTCCAactagagaaaataaatgtgttaaatattaTGACGTTTTTACAAACTTTTACAAATCCACATTGATGAAAATACTGACTAACATGCCATTTTCAAACTGTCAAAATATTGCTGCCACCATCAGTTTCAGATTGACCACAAAATGATATTGGACATTGTACAAAATAccacatatacaaatacaaatgcaccTCTTATCAGTAAATGAGTCACAAAACACTAAAGGAAGTTCTCTTAGCAAGGGAACTAAGACCAACTCAAATGTGTTAAAGCCTgcctgccacaacaacaacggTTTTTGCTTGTCACACGTTCTTGCCTCAAGTTTGCATGCTCACTATATGACAGTAGCAGGTGTAAAACGAGTGGAAAACAACCCACCTTTGCTCTGTCTTTGATATTCTGACCAAACACAAAAGATATTGCTACATCcgtctccttcttctctctttcgtCTCCGTCATTGTTACCACTTGCTCCATCTTcctcattttcatgtttctgaaATGGGAACAAAAAAGCCCCAGGGTCAACTTTATATTTGACTGTCTTTTCCTATATAGTGCCAGTTGTACAACAATCCTTCCAACACTGCTCTGAGCAGAATAAAAGCAAATTTTACTAACAAATCTCACTTTCAATAAAGTGATTATTTATATCTAACATTTAGATGTAACATAAGAATCAATATACTTCCTCATTACAAAAGGAGCACGAAAATAACCACACATCTTTATCTCTGCTGTAAATAACCTTCAGTGTTATGCTTTCCCTGACTTTCTGATGCCTTAGACAAAGCCTGTACTGAActgactgtcagtgtttttcaatACCAAGTCCTTGATTATAACAGGAAGAGATTTAGCCAGTCCTCACCTGTGACTTGGTCGGGGTGGCTGAGTGCTCTGTGTTGTTCAGGAAGAGGGACTGGGTCACAGGTGCCCCATCTGATGACTTTTTCACACCGTTTGTTCCACAACTGGAATCTAGatgaacagacagaaaggacaaagataatttactgtttttttttttttttgtctcaaagGAAATTTAGCTTGTAAGGCACATGCAGAAAACAT from Enoplosus armatus isolate fEnoArm2 chromosome 14, fEnoArm2.hap1, whole genome shotgun sequence includes the following:
- the ranbp3b gene encoding ran-binding protein 3b isoform X4, which translates into the protein MADLANEDKPAIAPPVFVFQKDKAQKRSAEGSSAEDGEDSDKDEGSYCPPVKRERTSSFPPPHSVPKNNVFMPSSFCQSPTGNSDSEPEEKPVGFRLKPPTLIHGQAPSSDSSCGTNGVKKSSDGAPVTQSLFLNNTEHSATPTKSQKHENEEDGASGNNDGDEREKKETDVAISFVFGQNIKDRAKLEENSTEGKSKDGVPLDSQAEGTNYFLQYISTPSSKNATNSTDSGAKFVFGQNMSERVLSPPKGESSNEENKEVSAAPASEPSSQETTPEKVNSVSESLEESAAAYTKATAKKCILEKVDVKTGEESESNVLQMQCKLYVFEKTAQSWIERGRGLLRLNDMASTDDGTLQSRLVMRTQGSLRLILNTKLWPQMQVDKASEKSVRITAMDTEDQGVKVFLISGSSKDVGQLAAALHHRILALKSRVEQEPETPTTTIPEAEVPQSNEDDSDEEDNASASASASTPATSNSEGGESQAAGST
- the ranbp3b gene encoding ran-binding protein 3b isoform X5, with protein sequence MADLANEDKPAIAPPVFVFQKDKAQKRSAEGSSAEDGEDSDKDEGSYCPPVKRERTSSFPPPHSEEKPVGFRLKPPTLIHGQAPSSDSSCGTNGVKKSSDGAPVTQSLFLNNTEHSATPTKSQKHENEEDGASGNNDGDEREKKETDVAISFVFGQNIKDRAKLEENSTEGKSKDGVPLDSQAEGTNYFLQYISTPSSKNATNSTDSGAKFVFGQNMSERVLSPPKGESSNEENKEVSAAPASEPSSQETTPEKVNSVSESLEESAAAYTKATAKKCILEKVDVKTGEESESNVLQMQCKLYVFEKTAQSWIERGRGLLRLNDMASTDDGTLQSRLVMRTQGSLRLILNTKLWPQMQVDKASEKSVRITAMDTEDQGVKVFLISGSSKDVGQLAAALHHRILALKSRVEQEPETPTTTIPEAEVPQSNEDDSDEEDNASASASASTPATSNSEGGESQAAGST
- the ranbp3b gene encoding ran-binding protein 3b isoform X3 produces the protein MADLANEDKPAIAPPVFVFQKDKAQKRSAEGSSAEDGEDSDKDEGSYCPPVKRERTSSFPPPHSEEKPVGFRLKPPTLIHGQAPSSGVPSQKPKEQQRSVLRPAVLQAPPSKSHIESNSSCGTNGVKKSSDGAPVTQSLFLNNTEHSATPTKSQKHENEEDGASGNNDGDEREKKETDVAISFVFGQNIKDRAKLEENSTEGKSKDGVPLDSQAEGTNYFLQYISTPSSKNATNSTDSGAKFVFGQNMSERVLSPPKGESSNEENKEVSAAPASEPSSQETTPEKVNSVSESLEESAAAYTKATAKKCILEKVDVKTGEESESNVLQMQCKLYVFEKTAQSWIERGRGLLRLNDMASTDDGTLQSRLVMRTQGSLRLILNTKLWPQMQVDKASEKSVRITAMDTEDQGVKVFLISGSSKDVGQLAAALHHRILALKSRVEQEPETPTTTIPEAEVPQSNEDDSDEEDNASASASASTPATSNSEGGESQAAGST
- the ranbp3b gene encoding ran-binding protein 3b isoform X2; translated protein: MADLANEDKPAIAPPVFVFQKDKAQKRSAEGSSAEDGEDSDKDEGSYCPPVKRERTSSFPPPHSVPKNNVFMPSSFCQSPTGNSDSEPEEKPVGFRLKPPTLIHGQAPSSGVPSQKPKEQQRSVLRPAVLQAPPSKSHIESNSSCGTNGVKKSSDGAPVTQSLFLNNTEHSATPTKSQKHENEEDGASGNNDGDEREKKETDVAISFVFGQNIKDRAKLEENSTEGKSKDGVPLDSQAEGTNYFLQYISTPSSKNATNSTDSGAKFVFGQNMSERVLSPPKGESSNEENKEVSAAPASEPSSQETTPEKVNSVSESLEESAAAYTKATAKKCILEKVDVKTGEESESNVLQMQCKLYVFEKTAQSWIERGRGLLRLNDMASTDDGTLQSRLVMRTQGSLRLILNTKLWPQMQVDKASEKSVRITAMDTEDQGVKVFLISGSSKDVGQLAAALHHRILALKSRVEQEPETPTTTIPEAEVPQSNEDDSDEEDNASASASASTPATSNSEGGESQAAGST